The following proteins are encoded in a genomic region of Paenibacillus sp. FSL R7-0273:
- a CDS encoding sugar isomerase translates to MAKKSILNVLVGVLSQLIVIGLGFYIPRLVILTYGSEANGLITSVVQVITYLSLLEAGVGAASIQALYKHIGNNDKSKINEILTATSSYYRKTGWYYFIAVILISIGYPLVVSSGFSNLTVMAIVLLSGLGGAVNYYFQGKFRVLLLAEGKNYIEASVTALSTIVNNVIRIILMLNGFDIIVVQAVYFVITIVQIIVYQLYMRRHYKWINFKTTPDYQAISQKNSVLIHELSYLVFKNTDVILLTLFTNLKVVSVYMMYNMIFGVVERVTFTIRDSFKFALGQKYNNHFPKFIKMFNLFESSYISLVFALLTITTILILPFMRLYTSGIEDTNYIDTLLPILFAVVKLLFNARLSSDLVIDIVGHFRKTQWRSILETSINFVLSLILVFPFGAYGVLFGTMVALTYRLIDIVWYTNSKLLKRSSWITYRKWIINLLVSIIIIAVTKQFDFMVTPHSYTMFILDAAVLSATLVPLFFIAGLWLSRSDTDMLQEMLSPLLAKLKIRKAGRQY, encoded by the coding sequence ATGGCCAAAAAAAGCATATTAAATGTATTGGTCGGTGTTCTAAGCCAGTTGATTGTGATTGGACTGGGGTTTTATATCCCGCGGCTGGTCATCCTTACCTACGGCTCGGAAGCGAACGGTCTTATTACGTCTGTTGTGCAGGTTATTACATACTTATCCTTACTGGAAGCAGGGGTCGGGGCTGCCTCCATACAGGCGCTTTACAAGCATATCGGGAATAACGATAAGTCCAAAATCAACGAAATTCTGACTGCAACCTCGTCGTACTACCGCAAAACAGGCTGGTATTATTTTATCGCGGTCATCCTGATTTCAATCGGATATCCCCTTGTTGTCAGCTCAGGCTTCAGCAACCTCACAGTTATGGCCATTGTATTGTTGAGCGGATTGGGCGGAGCCGTTAATTATTATTTTCAGGGAAAGTTCAGGGTTCTGCTGCTTGCTGAGGGCAAGAACTACATCGAGGCTTCCGTAACCGCGCTGTCCACGATTGTAAATAACGTCATCCGTATTATTTTAATGCTGAATGGCTTTGATATTATCGTTGTTCAGGCTGTTTATTTTGTAATTACGATTGTCCAGATTATTGTGTACCAGCTCTACATGAGAAGGCATTATAAATGGATTAATTTCAAGACTACGCCGGATTACCAGGCCATCAGCCAAAAGAACTCCGTTCTGATCCACGAGCTGTCCTATCTGGTATTTAAGAATACAGATGTTATCCTGCTCACCCTGTTCACTAACCTGAAGGTTGTAAGTGTGTATATGATGTACAATATGATCTTTGGTGTGGTGGAGAGAGTAACCTTTACCATCCGTGACAGCTTCAAGTTCGCATTGGGTCAAAAATACAATAATCATTTTCCGAAATTCATTAAAATGTTCAACCTCTTTGAGTCTTCCTATATCTCGCTGGTGTTTGCCCTGCTGACCATTACAACGATTCTAATCCTGCCTTTTATGAGGCTGTATACTTCAGGGATTGAGGATACCAATTATATTGATACGCTCCTGCCAATATTGTTTGCTGTGGTTAAGCTGCTGTTCAATGCACGGTTATCCTCGGATCTTGTCATTGATATCGTCGGCCATTTCCGCAAAACGCAGTGGAGATCGATTCTGGAGACATCCATTAACTTTGTCCTCTCATTGATACTGGTATTTCCGTTTGGTGCTTACGGGGTGCTGTTTGGGACCATGGTCGCTTTAACTTACCGGCTGATTGATATAGTATGGTACACTAACAGCAAATTATTAAAGAGAAGCTCCTGGATCACCTACAGAAAATGGATTATAAATCTGCTTGTTTCTATAATCATCATAGCCGTAACGAAACAGTTTGATTTTATGGTTACTCCGCATTCATACACAATGTTCATTTTAGACGCTGCTGTGTTATCGGCTACGCTGGTCCCGCTGTTTTTTATAGCAGGTCTCTGGTTAAGCAGATCAGATACCGACATGCTGCAGGAAATGCTTAGTCCGCTCCTGGCTAAACTCAAAATACGCAAAGCAGGGCGGCAATACTAA
- a CDS encoding ABC-F family ATP-binding cassette domain-containing protein — MIKVDNLSFSFPQKELYTNITFTLEEAQHCAFIGTSGSGKSTLIDILIDPERYLYDGRLEIEPDCRIGYVSQFSQLDNANETTVFEYIGEEFIKLQNEINAILTEMETSADIEPLLEKYQLALDAFESISGDDFESNINKKLNLANLMKLKELKVSDLSGGEFKLIQVMKEMLNSPDVLIMDEPDVFLDFENLNALKNLINSHKGILLVVTHNRYLLNHCFNKIIHLENLEIQEFDGRYIDYNFSLLQTKIEAQELALAEEEEVKRNDTIIDNLRAIATYNSEASRGRALKARVKFQERLEARRIKAPFVDIKQPKITFSLEHELEEDTVVINVKDYSVSFDELLLENVSFEIKSSDKVAIIGPNGTGKTTLLRDIVKHNHTSIEINPDAKVAYLSQLQGEGLNDSNTILEEFIDAGFDTYDEIRSYLANYGFEGEILTQKIEALSGGEKNMLQLAKVSASKANILLLDEPTSHLDTYTQIALEKAIQEYKGAILMISHDFYSVVNGMDYVLIIEDKTIRKMSMRKFRKMIYASHFDKDYLEMEQNKKAVEMKIELALKDKNFELAKVLAEELEALIKLL; from the coding sequence ATGATAAAAGTTGATAACTTATCCTTTTCGTTTCCGCAAAAAGAATTATATACAAACATTACGTTTACGCTTGAAGAGGCTCAGCATTGCGCTTTTATAGGGACAAGCGGCAGCGGGAAGAGTACATTAATAGATATTTTGATTGATCCGGAAAGATATTTGTATGATGGCAGGTTAGAGATAGAGCCGGATTGCAGAATCGGGTATGTAAGCCAGTTCTCCCAGCTGGATAACGCTAACGAAACGACGGTTTTTGAATACATTGGTGAAGAATTTATTAAGCTTCAGAATGAAATAAACGCTATCCTCACTGAAATGGAGACTTCCGCCGATATTGAGCCGTTACTGGAAAAGTATCAGCTCGCTTTAGACGCATTCGAATCCATCAGCGGGGACGATTTTGAAAGCAATATTAATAAGAAGCTAAATCTGGCAAATCTCATGAAGCTGAAGGAGCTCAAGGTATCGGACCTCAGCGGCGGGGAATTCAAGCTTATTCAGGTCATGAAGGAAATGCTGAACAGTCCGGACGTGTTGATTATGGATGAACCGGATGTTTTCTTGGATTTTGAGAACCTAAATGCGCTTAAAAATCTGATTAATTCCCACAAAGGCATTCTTCTGGTCGTTACGCATAACCGGTATCTGCTCAATCATTGCTTCAACAAAATTATCCACCTTGAAAACCTGGAGATCCAGGAGTTTGACGGTCGGTATATTGACTATAATTTCTCCTTGCTTCAGACCAAAATCGAGGCACAGGAGCTCGCACTCGCTGAAGAGGAAGAAGTCAAGAGAAACGATACGATTATCGATAATCTTAGAGCTATTGCAACTTACAATTCAGAAGCATCGAGGGGAAGAGCGTTAAAAGCCAGAGTTAAATTCCAGGAAAGACTGGAAGCCCGCCGGATTAAAGCACCTTTTGTAGACATTAAGCAGCCGAAGATCACTTTCAGCCTGGAACATGAACTTGAAGAGGACACCGTAGTAATTAACGTCAAGGATTACAGTGTTTCCTTTGACGAGCTGCTGTTGGAGAATGTCAGCTTTGAGATCAAATCGTCGGACAAGGTAGCCATCATCGGTCCTAACGGTACAGGGAAAACGACCCTGCTCCGGGATATTGTTAAACATAATCATACTTCCATTGAAATAAACCCTGATGCTAAAGTGGCGTATTTATCCCAGCTTCAAGGGGAAGGGCTGAACGATTCGAATACAATTCTGGAAGAGTTCATTGATGCGGGGTTTGATACTTATGATGAGATAAGATCCTATCTAGCAAACTATGGCTTTGAGGGAGAAATTCTTACCCAGAAAATAGAAGCTCTTTCCGGCGGAGAAAAAAACATGCTGCAATTGGCTAAGGTTTCTGCCAGTAAGGCAAATATCCTGCTGCTGGATGAGCCGACAAGCCACCTGGACACCTATACCCAAATCGCCCTTGAGAAAGCCATTCAAGAGTATAAGGGCGCCATTCTCATGATTTCCCATGACTTCTACTCTGTCGTAAATGGTATGGACTATGTTTTGATCATTGAGGATAAGACAATCAGAAAAATGAGCATGCGTAAATTCAGAAAGATGATTTATGCCAGTCATTTTGATAAAGACTATTTAGAAATGGAACAAAACAAAAAGGCTGTTGAAATGAAAATAGAGCTCGCTTTGAAGGACAAGAATTTTGAATTGGCCAAAGTATTGGCGGAGGAGCTTGAAGCGCTGATTAAGCTGCTGTAA
- the spo0A gene encoding sporulation transcription factor Spo0A — protein sequence MQNIEVLLADDNREFTNLLAEYITEQEDMTVTGIAYNGEEVLQMLSGARKIPDVLILDIIMPHLDGLGVLERLRDMDLNPQPKIIMLTAFGQENITQRAVQLGASYYILKPFDMEVLANRVRQLVGTQGSMSSSPNMSGYVGSRPSSSMSNTNVVPLSKGKNLDANITSIIHEIGVPAHIKGYQYLREAITMVYNNIEILGAITKTLYPAIAEKFKTTPSRVERAIRHAIEVAWTRGNIDSISHLFGYTINISKSKPTNSEFIAMVADKLRIEHKVS from the coding sequence TAATAGGGAGTTCACAAACTTGCTTGCTGAATACATCACGGAACAGGAAGACATGACCGTTACAGGCATCGCTTATAATGGGGAAGAAGTGCTTCAGATGCTTAGCGGGGCAAGAAAAATTCCGGATGTACTGATCCTCGATATTATCATGCCGCATTTGGACGGACTCGGCGTTCTTGAACGCCTGCGTGATATGGATCTGAACCCGCAGCCGAAGATCATCATGCTGACTGCATTTGGCCAGGAGAACATTACTCAACGGGCTGTTCAGCTTGGCGCGTCGTATTATATTTTGAAGCCGTTCGATATGGAGGTCCTGGCCAACCGTGTGCGTCAGCTCGTCGGCACCCAGGGCAGCATGAGCAGCTCTCCTAACATGTCGGGCTATGTCGGCTCTAGACCATCGTCCTCAATGTCCAACACGAATGTAGTGCCGCTCTCCAAGGGCAAGAACCTGGATGCCAATATTACCTCCATCATTCATGAGATCGGTGTGCCTGCCCATATTAAAGGCTATCAGTATCTGCGCGAAGCGATTACAATGGTATACAACAATATTGAAATTCTCGGGGCTATAACCAAAACCCTCTACCCGGCCATTGCGGAGAAGTTCAAAACAACTCCATCCCGTGTTGAACGGGCTATCCGCCATGCGATTGAAGTCGCCTGGACACGTGGCAACATCGACAGCATCTCCCACTTATTCGGCTATACGATTAATATCTCCAAATCGAAGCCGACCAATTCGGAATTCATTGCCATGGTAGCCGACAAGCTGCGGATTGAGCATAAGGTGTCTTGA